One Bifidobacterium crudilactis genomic region harbors:
- the thrS gene encoding threonine--tRNA ligase, with amino-acid sequence MAASQTISINLNGDRKEVNATQTGVELFEDDKNIIAVKIDGEPRDLSTRLHDGDSVEPITLDSPEGVAIMRHSCTHVMAQAVQEIRPDAKLGIGPVIDDGFYYDFDVDKPFTPEDLKDIEKRMQRIIKSSQRFERRVVTEEQAREEEAGQPYKLELIGVKEAEIDQEAATEVSTGELSMYDNIDREGNVVWKDLCRGPHLPNTRYIKAFKLQRTAAAYWLGSEKNPMLQRIYGTAWPSKDELKAYLNRMEEAAKRDHRKLGAEMDLFSFPDEIGPGLAVFHPKGAAIINAMEDYSREQHRKHHYSFVQTPHITKGHLYEISGHLQWYKDGMYPPMHLDEETDADGQVTKQGFDYYLKPMNCPMHNLIFRSRQRSYKELPLRLFEFGTVYRYEKSGVVHGLTRVRGLTQDDSHIYCTREQMKDELKSLLNFVLGLLKDFGLNDFYLELSTKDPHKFVGSDEVWEEATNTLADVAKDSGLELVDDPGGAAFYGPKISVQARDAIGRTWQVSTIQLDFNLPERFQLEYVAADGSHQRPVMIHRALFGSIERFFAILLEHYAGAFPAWLAPVQVEAIPVAEEYTAHLEGILKRLDDALVRCEIDRSDDRFGKKIRNASKSKVPFTLIAGEDDRSNDAVSFRFRDGSQINGVPVEQAINGITSAIAKRVQVSTAQDFTAATGIAQQQA; translated from the coding sequence ATGGCAGCCTCGCAGACCATCTCCATCAATCTCAACGGTGATCGCAAGGAGGTGAATGCCACGCAGACCGGCGTCGAACTCTTCGAAGACGACAAGAACATCATTGCGGTGAAGATTGACGGCGAGCCAAGGGATTTGTCCACTCGGCTCCACGACGGGGACAGTGTGGAACCCATCACGCTGGACAGTCCCGAAGGTGTGGCAATCATGCGCCACTCCTGCACCCATGTGATGGCCCAGGCCGTGCAGGAGATTCGTCCGGATGCCAAACTCGGCATCGGTCCGGTGATTGACGACGGTTTCTACTATGACTTCGATGTCGACAAGCCCTTCACTCCGGAGGACCTCAAGGATATCGAGAAGCGCATGCAGCGGATCATCAAATCATCGCAGCGCTTCGAACGACGTGTCGTCACCGAGGAGCAGGCCCGTGAAGAAGAGGCCGGACAGCCATACAAGCTCGAGCTTATAGGTGTCAAGGAAGCTGAGATCGATCAGGAAGCCGCCACCGAGGTATCGACCGGCGAACTGAGCATGTACGACAACATCGACCGCGAAGGCAACGTCGTCTGGAAGGATTTGTGCAGGGGGCCGCATCTGCCCAATACCAGATATATCAAGGCTTTCAAACTGCAACGCACCGCCGCCGCATACTGGCTTGGCAGCGAGAAGAACCCGATGCTGCAACGCATCTACGGCACCGCCTGGCCAAGCAAGGACGAGCTCAAGGCCTACCTCAACCGCATGGAGGAGGCCGCCAAACGCGACCACCGCAAACTGGGCGCGGAGATGGACCTCTTCTCCTTCCCTGACGAGATCGGGCCGGGACTTGCCGTGTTCCACCCCAAGGGCGCCGCAATCATCAATGCGATGGAGGACTATTCGCGCGAGCAGCATCGCAAGCACCATTACAGCTTCGTGCAGACCCCGCATATCACCAAAGGTCATCTCTATGAAATCTCGGGTCATTTGCAGTGGTACAAGGACGGCATGTACCCTCCGATGCACCTGGACGAGGAAACGGATGCCGACGGTCAGGTGACCAAGCAGGGCTTCGACTACTACCTGAAGCCGATGAACTGCCCGATGCACAATCTCATCTTCCGTTCCCGTCAACGCTCATACAAAGAGCTGCCGCTGCGTCTGTTCGAATTCGGCACCGTGTACCGCTATGAGAAGTCGGGCGTCGTCCACGGCCTGACCCGTGTACGAGGGTTGACACAGGATGATTCGCATATCTATTGCACGCGAGAGCAGATGAAGGACGAGCTGAAAAGTCTGCTCAACTTCGTGCTCGGACTGCTCAAGGACTTCGGTCTCAATGACTTCTATCTGGAGCTCTCCACGAAGGACCCACACAAATTCGTCGGCTCCGATGAAGTGTGGGAGGAAGCCACGAACACCTTGGCCGATGTGGCCAAGGATTCGGGTCTCGAGCTGGTAGATGACCCGGGTGGTGCAGCATTCTACGGCCCCAAGATATCCGTTCAGGCACGCGACGCGATCGGCCGCACATGGCAGGTCTCCACAATCCAGCTGGACTTCAATCTGCCGGAGCGTTTCCAACTGGAATACGTTGCCGCGGATGGCTCTCATCAGCGTCCGGTGATGATTCACCGTGCGCTGTTCGGTTCCATCGAACGGTTCTTCGCCATTCTGCTCGAACACTATGCCGGCGCGTTCCCCGCCTGGCTGGCTCCCGTTCAGGTAGAAGCCATACCAGTGGCGGAGGAATACACCGCTCATCTCGAAGGCATCCTGAAACGCCTCGACGACGCCCTGGTGCGCTGTGAAATCGATCGTTCCGACGACCGTTTCGGCAAGAAAATCCGTAATGCCTCGAAGTCCAAGGTGCCCTTCACGCTCATAGCCGGTGAAGATGACCGCAGCAACGATGCGGTGAGCTTCCGATTCCGTGACGGAAGCCAGATCAACGGGGTTCCTGTCGAGCAGGCCATCAACGGCATCACTTCGGCAATCGCCAAGCGTGTGCAGGTCAGCACGGCGCAGGACTTCACCGCGGCAACGGGCATCGCGCAACAGCAGGCTTGA
- a CDS encoding phosphatidylinositol mannoside acyltransferase translates to MNAVLSALARHASWFPEGLIRLLFMGVADIAWLFRLGGVRQLERNLCRVLTHRDDVPGRRQLRRVSRQAMKSYFLYFAEALTVGARSSEQLKARVRGEGEGLSSIRRQCVESSAPIAMGHQGNWDYAGFWANDAIAPVTTVAERLSDERMLHTFVNIREQLGMTILLTGHQGLTGRLEQALQQPHVVVPLLADRDLSRHGVFVQAFGSTIRVARGPATIALKSGRPLYVVNMHTEALHGKRKHAAGVGSGQVCTVSGPILPEDYAGMAAEDAVQAVSQAWVNVWAAGIEDHPEDWHMLQPIFIEDLDMQRLHGVPEDIRTDIDTVSERARARSERI, encoded by the coding sequence ATGAACGCCGTACTCAGTGCCCTGGCACGTCATGCCTCATGGTTCCCTGAGGGCCTTATCAGACTGCTGTTCATGGGAGTCGCCGATATCGCCTGGCTGTTCAGACTCGGTGGTGTGCGCCAGTTGGAGCGCAACCTTTGCCGCGTGCTGACGCATCGAGACGATGTACCCGGCCGTCGCCAACTGAGACGGGTCTCGCGACAGGCGATGAAGTCGTATTTCCTGTACTTCGCCGAGGCACTGACGGTCGGAGCCAGAAGCTCCGAGCAGCTCAAAGCCCGCGTCAGAGGTGAAGGGGAAGGGCTGTCCTCGATTCGCAGGCAATGCGTGGAATCCTCGGCACCTATCGCCATGGGTCATCAAGGCAACTGGGACTATGCGGGCTTCTGGGCAAACGACGCCATAGCTCCGGTCACGACGGTGGCCGAACGTCTGAGCGATGAAAGAATGCTGCACACCTTCGTGAACATCAGGGAACAGCTGGGCATGACCATTCTTCTGACAGGTCATCAGGGTCTGACCGGGCGACTTGAACAGGCTCTGCAGCAGCCGCATGTGGTGGTGCCTCTTCTGGCCGATCGAGATCTCAGCAGACACGGCGTTTTCGTGCAGGCATTCGGATCGACCATTCGTGTGGCGCGCGGACCAGCCACCATCGCCCTGAAGAGCGGAAGACCCTTGTACGTGGTCAACATGCATACCGAGGCGCTGCATGGAAAACGCAAACACGCGGCGGGTGTGGGCTCGGGACAGGTATGCACGGTCAGCGGACCGATTCTTCCCGAGGACTACGCCGGCATGGCCGCTGAGGACGCCGTACAGGCGGTGTCACAGGCCTGGGTGAACGTTTGGGCAGCCGGAATCGAGGACCATCCGGAGGACTGGCACATGCTGCAGCCCATCTTCATCGAAGATCTCGATATGCAGCGGCTTCATGGGGTTCCGGAGGATATCCGCACGGATATTGACACCGTGTCTGAACGCGCACGGGCGCGAAGTGAAAGAATATGA
- a CDS encoding YebC/PmpR family DNA-binding transcriptional regulator yields MSGHSKWATTKHKKAAIDAKRGKLFAKLIKNIEIAARTGGGDPDGNPTLYDAIVKAKKSSVPADNITRAVKRGSGEEAGAANYEDIVYEGYAPAGVGLIIECLTDNRNRAAAEVRSTLTKFGGSLAQNGSVSFNFERKGQIVVPAEGNDYDKVFEIAAEAGAEDVTDGEESYAVITDPSDMVTVRKALQDAGIDYDSADLVLNPKSEVELDIDSARKVVKLIDNLDDLDDVQNLYYNWTASDEVMAQLDEE; encoded by the coding sequence ATGTCAGGGCATTCCAAGTGGGCCACCACCAAGCATAAGAAGGCTGCCATCGACGCCAAGCGCGGCAAGCTCTTCGCTAAGCTGATTAAGAATATCGAGATCGCGGCACGTACCGGTGGCGGCGACCCCGACGGAAACCCGACCTTGTACGATGCCATCGTCAAAGCCAAGAAGTCCTCAGTCCCGGCGGACAACATCACTCGTGCAGTCAAGCGCGGCTCGGGCGAAGAGGCGGGTGCGGCGAATTACGAGGACATCGTCTATGAAGGCTATGCCCCTGCCGGAGTCGGGCTCATCATCGAATGCCTCACCGACAACCGCAACAGAGCGGCTGCTGAGGTGCGCTCGACCTTGACGAAGTTCGGCGGCTCACTGGCACAGAACGGTTCCGTCAGCTTCAATTTCGAGCGCAAAGGTCAGATTGTCGTTCCCGCCGAAGGCAACGACTACGATAAGGTCTTTGAAATCGCCGCAGAAGCCGGTGCCGAAGATGTCACGGACGGCGAGGAGAGCTATGCGGTAATCACTGACCCAAGCGATATGGTCACAGTGCGCAAGGCTCTTCAGGATGCCGGAATCGATTACGATTCAGCCGATTTGGTGCTTAATCCCAAGAGTGAGGTCGAACTCGACATCGACTCCGCTCGCAAGGTCGTCAAGCTCATCGACAATCTCGACGATCTCGACGATGTGCAGAACCTCTACTACAACTGGACCGCGTCTGACGAAGTCATGGCCCAATTGGACGAGGAGTAA
- a CDS encoding glycosyltransferase family 4 protein, translating into MPSESERPRVSELEDPLAGRKLKVGIISPYSFETPGGVQLHIRDFAKQLISRGHDVEVLAPGRRTHDMPLWVQTTGSSFAIPYNGSVANLSYFGWVGSTTRRWVKQGHFDIVHLHEPEVPSISHKPLIPGFDPCPYVATFHASFDTYPLALKCTQLYLRSYLSNIRSAICVSDSALETASHYLDPATDISVIPNGINTASFIAASKKREWQGTPESPTIGFLGRMGEDRKGFAVFARAASYILERYPKARFLCVGDGESDGRKILSSFPERLLEATEFLGRISDEDKASFYKSLTVYVAPQIGGESFGIVLAEAMAAGCPTVASDLKAFKAVSQEGTAARLFTNGDAHDCARVVMELIDDDEARQELSARGSARACDYDWSEVTRSVLSIYAKALQNR; encoded by the coding sequence ATGCCTTCTGAATCTGAACGACCTCGGGTGAGCGAACTCGAAGACCCTCTAGCCGGGCGCAAACTCAAAGTAGGCATCATCAGCCCGTATTCCTTTGAGACACCCGGCGGAGTGCAACTGCACATCCGGGATTTCGCCAAGCAACTCATATCCCGAGGACACGATGTGGAAGTCCTCGCGCCAGGTAGACGCACCCACGACATGCCGCTGTGGGTGCAGACCACGGGCAGCTCCTTCGCGATACCCTACAACGGTTCCGTCGCCAACCTCAGTTACTTCGGCTGGGTCGGGTCCACCACGAGGCGATGGGTGAAACAGGGGCACTTCGACATCGTGCACCTGCACGAACCCGAAGTCCCGAGCATCAGCCACAAACCACTGATACCCGGTTTCGACCCATGTCCCTACGTGGCGACCTTCCACGCTTCCTTCGACACCTATCCGCTGGCTTTGAAATGCACACAGCTGTATCTACGTTCGTATCTGTCGAATATCCGTTCCGCGATCTGCGTGAGTGATTCGGCACTGGAGACGGCGAGCCATTACCTCGATCCCGCCACGGATATTTCCGTCATTCCGAACGGCATCAACACCGCGTCCTTCATCGCAGCGTCCAAGAAACGCGAATGGCAGGGCACTCCAGAATCCCCGACCATCGGATTCCTCGGACGTATGGGCGAGGACCGCAAGGGATTCGCCGTATTCGCGAGGGCGGCCTCGTACATTCTCGAGCGTTATCCAAAAGCCCGTTTCCTCTGCGTCGGCGACGGGGAATCCGACGGTCGAAAGATTCTTTCGTCCTTCCCTGAACGTCTGCTTGAAGCCACGGAGTTTCTCGGTCGCATCAGCGACGAGGACAAAGCCTCCTTCTACAAGAGTCTGACGGTGTATGTCGCTCCTCAAATCGGAGGAGAAAGCTTCGGCATCGTCCTTGCCGAGGCCATGGCGGCCGGATGTCCTACCGTCGCATCGGATCTCAAAGCCTTCAAAGCGGTTTCGCAGGAGGGGACGGCCGCACGCCTGTTCACCAATGGCGACGCCCATGACTGTGCCCGAGTCGTCATGGAGCTCATCGATGACGACGAGGCGCGTCAGGAGCTTTCCGCACGTGGTTCGGCCCGTGCCTGTGACTATGACTGGTCCGAGGTCACCAGAAGCGTTCTGTCCATCTATGCCAAAGCACTCCAAAACCGTTAG
- a CDS encoding serine hydrolase → MSRHTPAHGRRQHENRNHRRAAIWLSAALIVLIAAAFTAGWSGFGQRAQSDRQSHGGASSEAVSEGYGASPGTLERSEAPAIEGKNVARMAEQRKLDALRTQLEEQLQGYRGNWQVYVADADSGASIAINNHQQHAASLIKLYIMLAVFQEMHDGHLNEAQSIDELLTQMITVSSNQAANDLISQLGNGDDQRGFKLVNDIALKYGFTQTSLNDLLYDSGTHDANRKTTSSQDCGRFMTAVYDGSLVSDDASQRMLSLLLAQTRRSKIPAGLPDGTHVANKTGEIPGTENDAALVYTTSGAYVITVLTQDIPDSSNAQSGIREISRMTWESMIG, encoded by the coding sequence ATGAGCAGACACACTCCGGCTCATGGTCGCAGACAGCATGAGAATCGCAATCACCGACGAGCCGCCATATGGCTTTCGGCCGCCCTTATCGTGCTCATCGCAGCCGCCTTCACAGCTGGATGGTCCGGATTCGGTCAGCGAGCACAGTCAGACCGGCAATCCCACGGGGGAGCGTCCTCCGAAGCGGTGTCCGAAGGCTACGGTGCCTCACCAGGCACTCTCGAGCGCAGCGAAGCACCCGCAATAGAGGGGAAGAACGTCGCGAGAATGGCGGAGCAACGCAAACTCGACGCTCTGCGCACGCAACTTGAAGAGCAGCTTCAAGGCTATCGGGGAAACTGGCAGGTGTATGTGGCCGATGCCGACAGCGGCGCATCCATCGCCATCAACAACCACCAGCAGCACGCGGCAAGCCTGATCAAGCTGTACATCATGCTTGCCGTATTCCAGGAGATGCATGACGGGCATCTGAACGAAGCCCAGAGCATTGACGAGCTGTTGACCCAGATGATTACCGTCAGCTCCAACCAGGCGGCGAACGACTTGATATCGCAATTGGGTAACGGCGACGATCAGCGTGGGTTCAAGCTCGTCAACGACATCGCCCTGAAGTACGGTTTCACACAGACCTCGTTGAACGATCTGCTGTATGACAGCGGCACACACGATGCGAACAGAAAAACAACCTCCTCGCAGGATTGCGGCCGTTTCATGACTGCAGTGTATGACGGGTCACTGGTCAGCGACGATGCCAGTCAGCGTATGCTGTCGTTGCTTCTGGCACAGACCAGAAGGAGCAAAATACCCGCAGGCCTTCCCGATGGCACCCATGTCGCGAATAAAACGGGGGAGATTCCAGGAACCGAGAACGATGCCGCTCTGGTGTACACCACATCCGGAGCCTACGTCATCACCGTGCTCACGCAAGATATACCGGACTCATCCAACGCCCAGTCGGGCATCAGGGAGATTTCCAGGATGACATGGGAGAGCATGATTGGCTGA
- the pgsA gene encoding phosphatidylinositol phosphate synthase: MFEHLRKPWKRLIAPIARGLVSMGVTANVVTVVGAAGTVVVSIATGLTGWLLPGAVLLTILVIFDSLDGSVAALTGGGTQFGAFLDSTLDRIADWAVLTGVIIYFHRTIASSDSSTLQNWSEIGMYAALFSVMTSFVTSYARARAEAEGHEAKNGIATRSDRLVIILVGMALTGIGLPSAVLACCMILLAVLGVVTVWQRIWHVSRSMSTSPRPADPNHQ, from the coding sequence ATGTTTGAGCATCTGCGTAAACCGTGGAAGCGGCTGATCGCCCCGATTGCACGAGGCCTCGTCTCGATGGGTGTGACTGCCAACGTCGTGACGGTGGTCGGCGCCGCCGGAACCGTGGTGGTGTCCATCGCCACTGGTTTGACCGGATGGCTGCTTCCAGGAGCCGTTCTTCTGACGATTCTGGTGATATTCGACTCGCTTGACGGCTCGGTGGCGGCACTCACCGGTGGCGGCACACAGTTCGGTGCGTTCCTCGACTCGACCTTGGATCGGATTGCGGATTGGGCGGTGCTGACCGGGGTGATTATCTACTTCCATCGCACAATCGCCTCTTCTGACAGTTCAACCTTGCAGAACTGGTCCGAAATAGGCATGTATGCCGCTCTGTTCTCGGTTATGACATCCTTCGTGACGTCCTATGCCCGCGCTCGTGCAGAAGCCGAAGGGCATGAGGCCAAAAACGGCATCGCCACACGCTCGGACAGACTGGTGATCATTTTGGTAGGCATGGCATTGACGGGAATCGGCCTTCCTTCCGCGGTACTCGCATGCTGCATGATTCTTCTGGCCGTACTCGGCGTGGTCACCGTATGGCAGAGAATCTGGCATGTCTCGCGGAGCATGAGCACTTCGCCCAGGCCCGCGGATCCGAACCATCAGTAA
- a CDS encoding HIT family protein, which yields MKSLHDADPSSDGIPRNQEGGAVRSCKSASSESDESSACRAVDGAVRCDLPSDFPPREDHIERLWTPQRMAYVLAPKGNDGTKEQACPFCEAPRKTDEDGLIVWRGARVFVIMNLYPYNVGHVMVCPYRHVGMLTDLNDDELFEFEKVSTQAMRVMAEVSHPDGWNLGINQGDVAGAGVASHLHQHIVPRWNGDANFMPIVAQTRTMPILLSDQRKAYADMFLKLFGGETEQRPEEKEI from the coding sequence ATGAAGAGCTTGCATGATGCCGATCCTTCGTCGGACGGGATACCTCGGAATCAGGAGGGCGGGGCAGTGCGCTCCTGCAAGAGCGCATCCTCGGAATCCGACGAATCCTCGGCATGCAGGGCGGTCGATGGTGCCGTCAGATGTGATTTGCCTTCGGATTTTCCTCCTCGGGAGGATCACATCGAGCGACTGTGGACCCCGCAGCGGATGGCATACGTTCTGGCCCCGAAAGGTAATGACGGCACTAAGGAACAAGCATGCCCCTTCTGCGAAGCTCCGAGGAAAACGGATGAGGACGGTCTGATCGTGTGGAGAGGCGCACGGGTGTTCGTCATCATGAATCTCTATCCATACAACGTCGGTCATGTCATGGTATGCCCGTATCGACATGTCGGCATGCTGACGGACCTGAACGACGATGAGCTGTTCGAATTCGAAAAGGTCAGCACACAGGCCATGCGCGTGATGGCGGAGGTCTCGCACCCGGACGGATGGAATCTTGGCATCAACCAAGGCGATGTCGCCGGAGCAGGGGTTGCGTCGCATCTGCATCAGCACATCGTTCCGCGTTGGAACGGTGATGCGAACTTCATGCCCATCGTGGCGCAGACGCGAACCATGCCCATATTGCTGTCAGACCAGCGTAAAGCCTATGCCGATATGTTCTTGAAGCTATTCGGGGGAGAAACCGAACAACGGCCCGAGGAGAAGGAAATCTGA